The following coding sequences lie in one Flavobacterium sp. 20NA77.7 genomic window:
- a CDS encoding nucleoside permease — MSIKFRLTLMSFFQFFVWGAWLITVANYWFGTKHWDGAQFGAIFSTMGIASVFMPTLCGIIADRWVNAEKLYGILHILGGLTLFYVPQIANPADFFWVILVAMIFYMPTIALSNSVAYNALKKGGLDVVKDFPPIRVWGTVGFIAAMWITNLTGNKASENQFYIAAIAAIALGIYSFTLPKCTPEGKTAESKSFIDLMGLSSFKLFANYKLALFFLFSMFLGAALQLTNAYGDVYLDDFKRLPEYADSLVVKYSTLIMSISQISETLFILAIPFFLKRFGIKQVMLFSMVAWVLRFGLFAYGNPGDGLWMIIVSCIVYGMAFDFFNISGSLFVETSTDSKIRSSAQGLFMMMTNGFGAIFGSITSGYIIEKYFTTAEGKDWHNIWLTFAIYALIITFAFAIFFKHKHDPKDVSNISH; from the coding sequence ATGAGTATAAAATTTAGACTAACCTTAATGAGCTTTTTCCAATTTTTTGTTTGGGGAGCTTGGTTAATTACGGTAGCCAATTATTGGTTTGGCACAAAACATTGGGATGGCGCACAATTTGGAGCTATTTTCTCTACTATGGGGATAGCTTCGGTTTTCATGCCTACTTTATGTGGCATTATTGCTGACCGATGGGTGAATGCAGAAAAATTATATGGAATTTTACATATTTTAGGCGGTTTAACTCTGTTTTATGTGCCTCAGATAGCAAATCCTGCTGATTTTTTCTGGGTGATTTTAGTTGCGATGATTTTTTATATGCCTACAATTGCACTTTCCAACTCTGTAGCATACAATGCTTTGAAAAAAGGAGGTTTAGATGTTGTAAAAGATTTTCCACCCATACGTGTATGGGGAACAGTTGGTTTTATTGCTGCCATGTGGATTACCAACTTAACGGGCAACAAAGCCAGTGAAAACCAATTTTATATTGCAGCCATTGCCGCAATTGCATTAGGAATTTATTCTTTTACCTTACCTAAATGTACACCGGAAGGGAAAACAGCAGAAAGCAAATCGTTTATTGACTTAATGGGCTTAAGTTCTTTTAAATTGTTTGCCAATTATAAATTAGCTTTGTTCTTCTTGTTTAGTATGTTTTTAGGAGCAGCGTTACAGTTGACCAATGCTTATGGCGATGTATATTTAGATGATTTTAAACGACTTCCAGAATATGCCGATTCTTTAGTGGTCAAATATTCGACGCTAATCATGTCCATTTCTCAAATTTCGGAAACCTTATTCATTTTAGCTATTCCGTTTTTCTTAAAACGATTCGGAATCAAACAAGTAATGTTATTTAGTATGGTGGCATGGGTGTTGCGTTTTGGCTTATTTGCTTATGGAAATCCTGGCGATGGTTTATGGATGATTATTGTATCGTGCATCGTCTATGGAATGGCGTTTGACTTCTTCAATATTTCAGGTTCGCTTTTCGTAGAAACCTCAACCGATTCTAAAATTCGTTCTTCAGCACAAGGCTTGTTCATGATGATGACAAACGGATTTGGAGCTATTTTTGGAAGCATTACTAGCGGTTATATTATTGAAAAATATTTTACCACAGCTGAAGGAAAAGATTGGCATAACATTTGGCTAACTTTTGCGATTTATGCGTTAATTATAACTTTTGCTTTTGCAATTTTCTTTAAACACAAACATGATCCAAAAGACGTATCCAATATTTCACATTAA
- a CDS encoding bifunctional nuclease family protein, with translation MSLVKLTIKGISYSQTQNGAYALLLNEVDGDRKLPIVIGAFEAQSIAIALEKEIKPPRPLTHDLFKSFADRFDIVIKQVIIHKLVDGVFFSSIICERDKIEEIIDARTSDAIALALRFNAPIFTYKNILDKAGIYLNMNPTENNLEDVDNDDVLSTPETFGIPNEKPSDVYANYSTNELYNLLEEAVQNEDYEKAAKIRDEIDKRERNDKLTN, from the coding sequence ATGAGTTTAGTTAAGCTAACAATTAAAGGAATATCGTATAGCCAAACCCAAAATGGTGCCTATGCTTTACTGCTTAATGAAGTAGATGGCGATAGAAAATTACCCATTGTTATTGGAGCTTTTGAAGCACAATCCATTGCTATTGCTCTAGAAAAAGAGATCAAGCCACCACGCCCTTTAACCCATGATTTATTTAAAAGTTTTGCGGATAGATTTGATATTGTCATCAAACAAGTTATTATTCATAAACTAGTTGATGGGGTGTTTTTTTCAAGCATCATTTGCGAACGCGATAAAATTGAAGAAATTATTGATGCGCGCACTTCAGATGCTATTGCATTAGCTTTGCGTTTTAATGCACCTATTTTTACCTACAAAAATATATTGGATAAAGCAGGAATATATTTAAATATGAATCCGACGGAAAATAATCTTGAGGACGTAGATAATGATGATGTACTTTCTACTCCGGAAACTTTCGGAATTCCTAATGAAAAACCAAGCGATGTCTATGCAAATTATTCCACCAATGAATTGTATAATTTATTAGAAGAAGCAGTTCAAAATGAAGATTATGAAAAAGCTGCAAAAATTAGAGACGAAATTGATAAAAGAGAACGAAACGATAAATTGACCAACTAA
- a CDS encoding electron transfer flavoprotein subunit alpha/FixB family protein, with the protein MSVLIYTESNEGKFKKTSFEIASYAKKVADSLETTVTAVTINASDVSSLATFGVSKVVNVTNSDLNTFHARAYADVIKQIATKENAKVIVFASTTDSLHIAPLVAVGLDAGFASNVIALPENTSPFQVKRNAFSNKAFSITEMTTDVKVLGLSKNSFGLVEVPVSLTEEAFTPTFSDADFGVKVTNAEKSTGKVTIADAEIVVSAGRGLKGPENWGMIEELASVLGAATACSKPVSDIGWRPHSEHVGQTGKPVAANLYIAVGISGAIQHIAGINSSKVKVVINTDPEAPFFKVADYGVVGDAFDVVPKLIEKLKIFKANNA; encoded by the coding sequence ATGTCAGTTTTAATATATACAGAATCAAACGAAGGAAAATTCAAAAAAACATCTTTTGAAATTGCTTCTTATGCAAAAAAAGTAGCAGACTCACTAGAAACAACTGTTACGGCTGTTACAATAAACGCTTCAGATGTTTCTTCATTAGCAACTTTTGGTGTTAGTAAAGTGGTGAATGTTACAAATTCAGACTTGAATACTTTTCATGCAAGAGCCTATGCAGATGTTATAAAACAAATAGCAACAAAGGAAAACGCAAAAGTTATCGTTTTTGCTTCAACTACAGATAGTTTACATATTGCTCCTTTAGTAGCTGTAGGTTTAGATGCAGGTTTTGCTTCAAACGTGATTGCATTACCAGAAAACACTTCACCTTTCCAAGTAAAAAGAAATGCTTTTTCAAATAAAGCCTTTTCAATTACTGAAATGACTACAGATGTAAAAGTATTAGGTCTTTCCAAAAATTCGTTTGGATTAGTAGAAGTTCCGGTTTCGTTAACAGAAGAAGCTTTCACACCAACATTTTCTGATGCAGATTTTGGTGTAAAAGTGACAAATGCTGAAAAATCAACAGGAAAAGTAACCATTGCCGATGCCGAAATAGTTGTTTCTGCAGGTAGAGGATTAAAAGGCCCAGAAAATTGGGGAATGATAGAAGAATTAGCTTCTGTTTTAGGTGCAGCAACTGCATGTTCAAAACCAGTTTCAGATATTGGTTGGAGACCACATAGCGAACACGTAGGTCAAACAGGAAAACCAGTAGCTGCAAACTTATATATTGCAGTAGGAATTTCGGGAGCCATTCAACATATTGCTGGGATTAATTCATCGAAAGTGAAAGTAGTTATTAACACTGATCCAGAAGCACCTTTCTTTAAAGTGGCTGATTATGGGGTAGTAGGCGATGCTTTTGATGTTGTGCCAAAATTGATTGAAAAATTAAAAATATTCAAAGCAAACAACGCATAA
- a CDS encoding electron transfer flavoprotein subunit beta/FixA family protein, producing MKILVCISHVPDTTSKINFVNNDTEFDTNGVQYVINPNDEFGLTKAVLLKEQQGAHVTVVNVGGTDAEATLRKALAIGADEAIRVNATAIDGLQVAKELENVVKQGGYDLIIAGTESIDYNGGMVPGMLAGLLGCNFVNACIGLEVAGSSATTIREIDGGKETASVAFPLVIAGKKGLVEEKDLRIPNMRGIMTARTKVLQIVEPVATSAATKSVKFEKPAAKSAVKLVSADNLDELVNLLHNEAKVI from the coding sequence ATGAAAATATTAGTTTGCATCAGTCACGTACCTGATACTACTTCAAAGATTAATTTTGTGAATAATGACACAGAATTTGATACGAATGGCGTTCAATATGTAATCAATCCAAATGACGAATTTGGATTAACTAAAGCCGTACTTTTAAAAGAACAACAAGGTGCACATGTAACTGTTGTTAATGTAGGAGGAACAGATGCTGAAGCTACATTAAGAAAAGCATTAGCTATTGGCGCTGATGAAGCTATCCGAGTAAATGCAACAGCGATAGATGGTTTACAAGTGGCTAAAGAATTAGAAAATGTAGTGAAACAAGGCGGATATGACTTAATCATTGCAGGAACAGAATCTATTGATTATAATGGTGGAATGGTACCAGGGATGTTAGCAGGATTACTTGGATGTAATTTTGTGAATGCATGTATCGGTTTAGAAGTTGCTGGAAGTTCCGCTACAACAATTAGAGAAATTGACGGTGGAAAAGAAACAGCTTCTGTGGCATTTCCGCTAGTTATTGCTGGAAAAAAAGGCTTAGTAGAAGAGAAAGATTTACGCATTCCAAATATGAGAGGAATCATGACTGCAAGAACTAAAGTTTTACAAATTGTAGAACCTGTAGCTACAAGTGCAGCTACAAAATCAGTTAAATTTGAAAAACCAGCGGCAAAATCTGCTGTGAAATTAGTTAGCGCAGATAATTTAGACGAATTAGTAAACTTGTTGCACAACGAAGCGAAGGTTATTTAG
- a CDS encoding pyruvate dehydrogenase complex E1 component subunit beta, whose amino-acid sequence MRTIQFREAVCEAMSEEMRRDESVYLMGEEVAEYNGAYKASKGMLDEFGPKRVIDTPIAELGFAGIAVGSAMNGCRPIVEFMTFNFSLVGIDQIINNAAKMRQMSAGQFPMPMVFRGPTASAGQLGATHSQAFENWFANTPGLKVVVPSTPYDAKGLLKAAIRDNDPVIFMESEQMYGDKGEVPDGEYIIPLGVADIKREGTDVTIVSFGKIIKEALTAAETLATEGISCEIIDLRTVRPMDYDCIINSVKKTNRLVVLEEAWPFASVASEITYMVQERAFDYLDAPVQRITTADTPAPYSPTLLKEWLPNSEDVIKAVKKVLYK is encoded by the coding sequence ATGAGAACAATACAATTTAGAGAAGCAGTTTGTGAAGCGATGAGCGAAGAAATGCGTCGTGACGAATCGGTATATTTAATGGGTGAAGAAGTTGCTGAATATAATGGTGCTTACAAAGCATCAAAAGGGATGTTAGACGAATTTGGACCAAAGAGAGTTATTGATACGCCTATTGCCGAATTAGGTTTTGCAGGTATTGCAGTGGGTTCTGCCATGAATGGTTGCCGACCAATTGTAGAGTTTATGACGTTTAACTTTTCGCTGGTAGGTATTGACCAAATTATCAATAATGCCGCTAAAATGAGACAAATGTCTGCAGGGCAGTTTCCTATGCCAATGGTATTTAGAGGCCCTACAGCTTCTGCAGGACAATTAGGCGCAACACATTCGCAAGCATTTGAAAATTGGTTTGCTAATACCCCTGGATTAAAAGTAGTTGTTCCTTCAACACCTTATGATGCAAAAGGCCTATTGAAAGCTGCTATTAGAGATAATGATCCTGTAATTTTTATGGAATCAGAACAAATGTATGGAGACAAAGGAGAAGTGCCAGATGGAGAATACATTATTCCACTAGGAGTTGCAGATATTAAACGTGAAGGTACAGACGTTACTATTGTTTCTTTTGGTAAAATCATAAAAGAAGCATTAACTGCTGCTGAAACTTTAGCAACAGAAGGAATCTCTTGCGAAATTATTGATTTACGCACAGTTAGACCTATGGACTACGATTGTATTATTAACTCCGTTAAAAAAACAAATAGATTAGTCGTTTTAGAAGAAGCTTGGCCATTTGCCTCTGTAGCTTCAGAAATTACGTATATGGTTCAAGAAAGAGCATTTGATTATTTAGACGCTCCTGTACAACGAATTACTACAGCGGACACACCTGCGCCTTATTCACCAACATTATTAAAAGAATGGTTACCAAATAGTGAAGATGTAATCAAAGCTGTTAAAAAAGTTTTATACAAATAA
- a CDS encoding DUF5686 family protein — translation MLFSTLTFSQTKVSGVVIDEKNNPISYSTIAFKNSAEGVMTDENGKFYLESKKNYSIIVISNLGYKSKEITLTGIHNYDLKITLATDNEIEEVKIYSGKTSKKNNPAIDILRKIWERKKKNGLRQFDQYHYEKYEKIEFDINSIDSTFMKNKVFKGMEFIFKHVDTSGITGKNYLPIFINETISEVYSDNVNKKDKEILKANKYSGFGNANNDGVNAFLKDLYAEYDIYNNYLKFFDKDFVSPLSRTGIQVYNYVLADSTFIDKKWCYNIVYYPRRKNELTFKGDFWVNDSTFAIKSINLEASKSANINWVRDIYIEQEFDVLNDSVFLLKRDHMMTDFALTKKEKSSGMYGKRTTLFKNHDFNTKKDEKFYRETVNEFDKEVYTKSEEYWNENRFESLNSNEKGIYQMLDTLKTVPKFKRFYNLVSILGSGYVQVKNFDIGPLFSTIGFNDVEGYRIRLGGRTYFGPNDQWRVQGYTAYGFKDQKFKYGILGKYMFNKKNRFIVSLGNRRDVEQMGVSLTTSNDVLGRSFASSSYFSSGINDKLTHVNLTTLGFEIEPVKNLVFQSTLSYRTLESASSTFKLDYFADANRTITANKVRQSEINFMIDYTPNRKMVGYGVDRIEVDLNYPRFFVNYSQGLKGVLDSDFSYSKLQLFYRQPLLIGGFGRLFTTIEVGKTFGTVPLGLMGIIPGNQSYFIIDNTYNLLNYYDFVADQYSSLHIEHNFNGRLFSRVPMLRKLNWREIIGFKAVYGSISSENKAINASGLNYIAPVDGYFEYHAGIGNIFKVARIDCAWRGSYFDLPDARKFTIRLGFGFYF, via the coding sequence ATGTTATTCTCAACCCTAACCTTTTCCCAAACCAAGGTTAGCGGAGTTGTAATTGACGAAAAAAACAATCCTATTTCCTATTCAACTATTGCCTTTAAAAATTCAGCCGAAGGGGTAATGACTGATGAAAATGGTAAATTTTATTTAGAATCAAAGAAAAATTATTCCATTATTGTAATTTCAAATTTAGGATACAAATCCAAAGAAATCACATTGACAGGCATTCATAATTATGATTTAAAAATTACACTTGCTACAGATAACGAAATAGAAGAAGTGAAAATCTATTCTGGCAAAACATCAAAGAAAAATAATCCGGCAATTGATATACTGCGAAAAATTTGGGAACGAAAAAAGAAAAATGGGTTGCGTCAATTTGACCAATACCATTATGAAAAATATGAAAAAATAGAGTTTGACATCAATTCTATTGACAGTACATTTATGAAAAATAAAGTATTTAAAGGTATGGAATTTATCTTTAAACACGTGGATACGTCTGGAATAACAGGAAAAAACTATTTGCCTATTTTTATTAATGAAACCATTAGTGAAGTGTATAGCGATAATGTTAACAAAAAAGATAAAGAAATTTTAAAAGCGAATAAATATTCCGGTTTTGGTAACGCAAATAATGATGGTGTAAATGCCTTTTTAAAAGATTTATATGCAGAATATGATATTTACAATAATTACTTAAAATTCTTTGATAAAGATTTTGTGAGTCCCTTGTCGCGGACTGGTATTCAAGTATACAACTATGTATTAGCAGATAGTACTTTTATAGATAAAAAATGGTGCTACAATATTGTATATTATCCTAGACGAAAAAACGAACTTACTTTTAAAGGTGATTTTTGGGTAAATGATTCCACCTTTGCTATTAAAAGCATCAACTTAGAAGCAAGTAAAAGTGCAAATATTAACTGGGTTAGAGATATTTATATTGAGCAAGAATTTGATGTTTTAAATGATTCGGTATTTTTATTAAAACGGGACCACATGATGACTGATTTTGCTTTGACAAAAAAAGAAAAATCCAGTGGTATGTATGGTAAACGAACTACTCTCTTTAAAAATCATGACTTCAATACTAAAAAGGATGAAAAATTTTATAGAGAAACGGTAAATGAATTTGATAAAGAAGTATATACTAAATCCGAAGAGTATTGGAACGAAAATAGATTTGAAAGCCTCAATTCGAACGAAAAAGGCATTTACCAGATGCTCGACACTTTAAAAACGGTACCCAAATTTAAGCGTTTTTATAATTTAGTATCTATTTTAGGAAGTGGCTATGTTCAAGTAAAGAATTTTGATATTGGTCCGCTTTTTTCAACTATTGGTTTTAATGATGTGGAAGGTTATCGCATTCGATTAGGCGGTCGAACTTATTTTGGACCAAATGATCAATGGCGTGTACAAGGTTACACCGCCTATGGATTTAAAGACCAAAAATTTAAATATGGAATTCTTGGAAAATACATGTTTAATAAAAAAAATAGATTTATCGTTTCTCTCGGAAACCGAAGAGATGTAGAGCAAATGGGCGTAAGTTTAACCACTTCTAATGATGTTTTAGGAAGAAGTTTTGCTTCATCTTCTTATTTTTCTTCTGGTATTAACGACAAATTAACGCATGTGAATTTAACAACGCTTGGATTTGAAATTGAACCTGTTAAGAATTTAGTTTTCCAAAGTACTTTATCCTACCGCACACTAGAATCTGCATCGTCAACTTTTAAATTAGACTATTTTGCCGATGCCAATCGAACAATTACCGCTAACAAAGTGCGTCAATCTGAGATTAATTTCATGATTGACTATACACCTAATCGAAAAATGGTAGGCTATGGTGTAGATAGAATTGAAGTAGATTTAAATTATCCGCGCTTTTTTGTTAACTATTCACAAGGGCTAAAAGGCGTTCTAGATAGTGATTTTAGCTATTCTAAACTACAATTATTTTATCGTCAACCTTTATTAATTGGAGGTTTTGGAAGATTATTTACCACAATAGAGGTAGGAAAAACATTTGGCACTGTTCCATTAGGATTGATGGGAATCATTCCTGGAAATCAATCCTATTTTATTATTGATAACACGTATAACCTACTCAATTATTACGACTTTGTTGCAGATCAATACTCTTCATTACATATTGAACATAATTTTAATGGTCGTTTATTTTCAAGAGTTCCCATGTTGCGAAAATTAAATTGGAGAGAAATAATAGGTTTCAAAGCTGTTTATGGGTCAATTTCATCCGAAAACAAAGCTATTAACGCTTCAGGGTTAAATTACATTGCTCCTGTTGATGGGTATTTCGAATACCATGCGGGAATAGGAAATATTTTTAAAGTAGCTCGAATTGATTGCGCATGGCGAGGAAGTTATTTTGACTTACCGGATGCTAGAAAATTTACTATCCGCCTAGGTTTTGGATTCTATTTTTAA
- a CDS encoding DNA-3-methyladenine glycosylase family protein, which translates to MIHDLSKILQLEPKFQEIIDTYGNPTITIRASGFIALSQLILEQQVSIASAKACYDKIENYLNGFTPQLILQTSDEELKACGVSRQKISYIKNLARSIEKNKIDLESFHSKTETEVYNELIQLKGIGKWTAQVYLMFCLQKKDVFPIGDIAVQHTMRELFQTESLEEMELHATNWKPYRSLATYLLWHHYLKKRNR; encoded by the coding sequence ATGATTCATGATTTATCAAAAATACTCCAACTCGAACCTAAGTTTCAAGAAATAATTGACACCTACGGAAATCCAACAATAACTATTCGTGCATCGGGTTTTATTGCGCTTTCTCAATTAATATTGGAACAACAAGTTTCCATTGCTTCTGCAAAAGCTTGTTATGACAAAATTGAAAATTATTTAAATGGTTTCACACCACAATTAATACTCCAAACTTCTGATGAAGAACTGAAAGCATGTGGCGTATCCCGTCAAAAAATAAGTTATATCAAAAATTTAGCCCGTTCTATAGAAAAAAATAAAATTGACTTAGAAAGTTTCCATTCTAAAACTGAAACAGAAGTTTATAATGAATTAATTCAATTGAAAGGAATTGGAAAATGGACCGCTCAAGTGTATTTAATGTTCTGTTTACAAAAGAAAGACGTTTTTCCAATTGGAGATATCGCCGTACAACACACCATGCGAGAACTATTTCAAACCGAATCTTTAGAAGAAATGGAACTTCATGCTACTAATTGGAAACCTTATCGTTCCTTAGCAACCTATTTGTTATGGCATCATTATTTAAAGAAACGCAATCGTTAA
- a CDS encoding inorganic diphosphatase: MTADKVETFDVLVEISRGSRNKYEYDFDLKRMRFDRMLFSSMMYPADYGFIPETLALDGDPLDVLVLVTKPTFPGCVIEVKPIGVFHMADDKGPDEKVICVPVSDPIWNKLNDLSDVNPHLLKEIEHFFEVYKDLENKQVDVHGWGDVKEAREILRQCVERFNNIENKPEGLFSIK, from the coding sequence ATGACAGCAGATAAAGTAGAAACATTTGATGTTTTGGTAGAAATTTCTAGAGGAAGCCGAAACAAATATGAATATGATTTTGATTTAAAAAGAATGCGTTTTGACAGAATGTTATTTTCGTCAATGATGTATCCAGCAGATTATGGATTTATTCCTGAAACGTTAGCGCTAGATGGCGACCCACTAGATGTTTTGGTTTTAGTAACTAAACCTACATTTCCAGGATGTGTAATTGAAGTAAAACCAATTGGGGTATTTCACATGGCAGATGATAAAGGACCAGATGAAAAGGTAATTTGTGTGCCTGTTTCAGATCCTATTTGGAACAAATTAAATGACTTATCAGACGTAAATCCTCATTTGTTAAAAGAAATTGAACATTTTTTTGAAGTATATAAAGACTTAGAAAACAAACAAGTTGATGTACACGGTTGGGGTGACGTAAAAGAAGCAAGAGAAATTTTAAGACAATGTGTTGAACGTTTTAACAACATAGAAAACAAACCTGAAGGACTATTTAGTATAAAATAA
- a CDS encoding sodium-translocating pyrophosphatase: MNTIMIYVPIIMAVLGLLFMAIKRSWVLKQDAGDGKMKEISDYIYEGALAFLKAEYKLLTFFVIGASLILAGISFVVPTTHILIVVAFIFGAIFSAYAGNIGMKIATKTNVRTTQAARSSLPQALKVSFGGGTVMGLGVAGLAVLGLTAFFIIFFHYFMNGVWESTMINGVEKSPTELMTIVLETLAGFSLGAESIALFARVGGGIYTKAADVGADLVGKVEAGIPEDDPRNPATIADNVGDNVGDVAGMGADLFGSYVATVLAAMVLGNYVIKDMGGKIDDAFGGIGPILLPMAIAGFGILFSIIGTMLVKISSDDAKEAQVQGALNKGNWVSIILTAISCYFLVDYLLPAKMQMEFYGEGLIAVSSMRVFFATLVGLVVGGVISSVTEYYTGLGTKPVLAIVQKSSTGAGTNVIAGLATGMISTFPTVLLFAAAIWASYAFAGFYGVALAASAMMATTAMQLAIDAFGPISDNAGGIAEMSELPKEVRTRTDILDSVGNTTAATGKGFAIASAALTSLALFAAYVTFTGIDGINIFKAPVLAMLFVGGMIPVVFSALAMNSVGKAAMDMVYEVRRQFKEIPGIMEGTGKPEYGKCVEISTKAALREMMLPGILTIGFPIAIVLLGKLVYADDNQLIAEMLGGYMAGVTVSGVLWAVFQNNAGGAWDNAKKSFEAGVEINGEMTYKGSDAHKAAVTGDTVGDPFKDTSGPSMNILIKLTCLIGLVIAPILGGHAEGTKKEIKCTVIEMHGKCTSDMGKCDMTKCATMTKDECAKMCDSLGCSAEEKAMCMAHYDANGKFIGKEEEKSCCSKDSDKNVKVEIKNVNGKAKATVTTSEKGNVNVQIFEGSLDEVKAKVEGLK, from the coding sequence ATGAATACAATTATGATTTATGTGCCAATAATTATGGCAGTTCTTGGACTTTTGTTCATGGCAATTAAAAGATCTTGGGTGCTAAAACAAGACGCCGGAGACGGTAAAATGAAAGAGATTTCAGATTACATTTATGAAGGTGCTTTAGCATTCTTAAAAGCAGAATACAAATTATTAACTTTCTTCGTAATTGGAGCAAGTTTAATACTAGCAGGAATTTCTTTTGTAGTTCCTACTACACATATTTTAATTGTTGTTGCATTCATTTTTGGTGCTATTTTTTCTGCTTATGCAGGAAATATTGGAATGAAAATCGCTACTAAAACCAACGTAAGAACAACACAAGCTGCACGTTCTAGTTTGCCACAAGCCTTAAAAGTTTCTTTTGGCGGTGGAACGGTAATGGGGCTTGGAGTTGCTGGTTTAGCAGTTTTAGGATTAACCGCATTTTTCATTATCTTTTTCCATTATTTTATGAATGGAGTATGGGAATCTACAATGATAAATGGTGTAGAAAAATCTCCTACTGAGTTAATGACCATAGTTCTTGAAACATTAGCAGGTTTCTCTCTAGGAGCTGAATCTATTGCATTATTTGCTCGTGTGGGTGGTGGTATTTATACCAAAGCTGCCGATGTAGGTGCTGATTTAGTTGGTAAAGTAGAAGCAGGAATCCCAGAAGACGATCCTCGCAATCCAGCTACTATTGCTGATAATGTGGGAGATAACGTAGGTGACGTAGCAGGTATGGGAGCGGATTTATTCGGTTCGTATGTAGCAACGGTTTTAGCGGCTATGGTGTTAGGAAATTATGTAATTAAAGATATGGGAGGTAAAATTGATGATGCTTTTGGTGGTATCGGACCAATTTTATTACCAATGGCCATTGCAGGTTTTGGAATTTTATTCTCTATCATTGGAACCATGTTGGTAAAAATTTCAAGTGATGATGCTAAAGAAGCACAAGTTCAAGGTGCGTTAAACAAAGGAAATTGGGTTTCAATTATATTAACAGCTATTTCTTGTTATTTCTTAGTTGACTATTTACTACCAGCCAAAATGCAAATGGAATTTTATGGAGAAGGCTTAATTGCTGTTTCTTCTATGCGTGTTTTCTTTGCAACACTAGTTGGTTTAGTAGTTGGTGGAGTTATTTCATCAGTAACAGAATATTATACAGGATTAGGAACAAAACCAGTATTGGCAATTGTACAAAAATCATCTACAGGTGCGGGAACTAACGTAATCGCTGGTTTAGCTACAGGTATGATATCTACTTTCCCAACCGTTTTATTATTCGCAGCAGCAATTTGGGCTTCGTATGCTTTTGCAGGTTTTTATGGTGTAGCTTTAGCCGCTTCTGCAATGATGGCAACAACAGCTATGCAATTAGCAATCGATGCATTCGGACCTATTTCTGATAACGCAGGAGGAATTGCTGAAATGAGTGAATTACCAAAAGAAGTTCGTACTCGTACAGATATTTTAGATTCAGTTGGAAATACAACAGCTGCAACAGGTAAAGGTTTTGCAATCGCTTCTGCTGCGTTAACATCGTTAGCTTTATTTGCTGCTTATGTTACGTTTACAGGTATTGATGGTATTAATATCTTCAAAGCGCCAGTATTAGCAATGTTATTCGTTGGAGGTATGATTCCAGTAGTGTTCTCTGCATTAGCAATGAATTCTGTTGGAAAAGCTGCAATGGATATGGTATATGAAGTACGTCGTCAGTTCAAAGAAATTCCAGGAATTATGGAAGGAACGGGCAAACCAGAATATGGTAAATGTGTGGAAATTTCAACTAAAGCTGCGTTACGCGAAATGATGTTACCAGGTATTTTAACGATTGGTTTCCCAATTGCAATTGTTCTTTTAGGAAAATTAGTATATGCTGATGATAATCAATTAATCGCTGAAATGTTAGGTGGTTATATGGCTGGAGTTACGGTTTCAGGTGTACTGTGGGCGGTATTCCAAAACAATGCTGGTGGAGCTTGGGACAACGCTAAAAAATCATTCGAAGCAGGTGTTGAAATCAATGGAGAAATGACATACAAAGGGTCTGATGCGCATAAAGCAGCTGTAACTGGAGATACTGTTGGAGATCCATTCAAAGATACTTCTGGTCCATCAATGAATATTTTAATCAAATTAACGTGTTTAATTGGATTGGTAATCGCACCTATATTAGGAGGTCATGCTGAAGGAACCAAAAAAGAAATAAAATGTACCGTTATTGAAATGCATGGAAAATGTACTTCAGACATGGGAAAATGCGACATGACAAAATGCGCTACAATGACAAAAGATGAATGTGCAAAAATGTGTGATTCATTAGGCTGTTCTGCTGAAGAAAAAGCAATGTGTATGGCTCATTATGATGCGAATGGTAAATTCATTGGAAAAGAAGAAGAAAAATCATGTTGTTCAAAAGATTCAGACAAAAATGTAAAAGTTGAAATTAAAAATGTAAACGGAAAAGCAAAAGCCACAGTAACTACATCTGAAAAAGGCAATGTAAATGTTCAAATTTTTGAAGGATCACTAGACGAAGTAAAAGCTAAAGTAGAAGGATTGAAATAG